The Cyclopterus lumpus isolate fCycLum1 chromosome 6, fCycLum1.pri, whole genome shotgun sequence genome contains a region encoding:
- the ppp1r32 gene encoding LOW QUALITY PROTEIN: protein phosphatase 1 regulatory subunit 32 (The sequence of the model RefSeq protein was modified relative to this genomic sequence to represent the inferred CDS: substituted 1 base at 1 genomic stop codon): protein MPTVGATGSRGRLTGNTAHLSPSXCRMNFTSHLGHPSATGYTSNLRPAIFYRPSLDLIDNPPFGLLLSDGFMSQTKQHYQPHIRSGCTGPLPNLVNKSRDSGFHQLKSLPKTATMEEKTQYQRCFVPHRLTPSVSQNHVTVGPRGESGFTEGTDLHFNTFLEKGSCTVEPLQTHSSVMKSDFVTPPFLQGPEARSSKCSSHLSRETGFTRDAIAPLACPTSLVPSTRTKSNSITTKSIGKKEPSGALLNAPSNQTFPITPFDRSHFNTLYKSTFCHDYEKLKSGHTCAGIISGKRDNSYSRRDMDRFIFRG from the exons ATGCCGACTGTTGGAGCAACAGGTAGCAGAGGACGCCTGACCGGCAACACAGCCCACCTCTCCCCTTCTTAGT GCAGGATGAATTTCACCTCTCACCTTGGACATCCCAGTGCGACGGGCTACACATCAAACCTGAGACCAGCCATATTTTACAGGCCCAGTTTGGACCTCATTGACAATCCTCCTTTTGG aCTCCTGTTGTCTGACGGTTTCATGTCTCAAACTAAACAACACTACCAACCTCACATCCGGTCTGGTTGTACGGGGCCTTTGCCAAACCTCGTTAACAAGTCCAGAGACAGCGGCTTCCATCAGCTAAAGAGTCTTCCGAAAACAGCGACTATGGAGGAAAAG ACACAATACCAAAGATGCTTTGTGCCACATCGCCTCACACCATCAG TTTCCCAAAACCATGTGACTGTGGGTCcgagaggagaaagtggtttCACTGAGGGAACAGACCTTCATTTTAACACTTTTCTGGAGAAAGGAAGCTGCACG GTTGAACCTCTCCAGACTCACAGCTCAGTGATGAAAAGTGACTTTGTGACACCGCCGTTTCTGCAG GGTCCTGAGGCGAGATCGAGCAAGTGCAGTAGCCATTTGTCTCGAGAAACAGGATTCACTCGAGATGCCATCGCTCCCTTGGCCTGCCCA ACCTCCCTTGTGCCGTCAACACGGACTAAAAGTAATTCAATAACTACGAAGTCCATTGGAAAAAAG GAGCCTTCAGGGGCTCTTCTCAATGCTCCAAGCAACCAGACTTTTCCTATCACACCGTTTGATCGTTCACACTTCAACACACTTTATAAAAGCAC gttTTGTCATGATTATGAAAAGTTGAAATCTGGCCACACTTGTGCAGGAATTATCAGTGGAAAAAGGGACAACAGCTACAGTCGCCGAGACATGGACAG GTTCATCTTTAGGGGTTAA
- the LOC117732766 gene encoding leucine-rich repeat-containing protein 10B codes for MGNSSRKEEGEEEEEGARDGEEAEITEKKKKKGEAVEVEAELPLGVEELFESGDPVLDLSYRRFKRLPSRVSGLLHLEKLYVCGNSLRTLPDSISQLQGLRILALDFNKMEDVPAAVCQLTNLTRLYLGSNRLMTLPPELRNLQSLRCLWVESNYFHSFPQELYDLPHLKTLQIGDNRLKTLPSDLCRMEALRGLWLYGNRFDTFPKVLLRMESLEILDLDRNKISDFPSLKRLHALRLFSYDHNPVDSPPRVGEEVLVVGEGAVEFLEEREAKNERLRQAAEQEAEELALAGEEPVIHGILKNSSSNSKQAAVTMEDADTKDEEALAYEEEEDMELPVTEYDGAELEYDEEGVEYETEELICEGEGFEYEGDELEYDRAQMDYEYEELEDSGRQDEGA; via the coding sequence ATGGGCAACTCCtcgaggaaggaagagggagaagaagaagaggagggggcgagGGATGGCGAAGAGGCCGAAatcacagagaagaagaagaagaagggagaggcggtggaggtggaggcagagCTTCCACTGGGGGTGGAGGAGTTGTTCGAGAGTGGGGATCCCGTGCTGGACTTGAGCTACCGTAGATTTAAGCGGTTGCCGTCGCGCGTCAGTGGACTGTTGCATCTGGAGAAGCTGTATGTTTGTGGGAACAGCTTGCGCACTCTACCGGACAGCATCTCCCAGCTGCAAGGTTTGCGTATCCTTGCCCTtgacttcaacaagatggaGGATGTTCCCGCGGCCGTCTGCCAGCTCACTAACCTCACTCGCCTCTATCTGGGCAGCAACCGGCTCATGACCCTCCCGCCTGAGCTGAGAAACCTGCAAAGTCTGCGCTGCCTGTGGGTGGAGAGCAACTACTTCCACAGTTTTCCACAGGAGCTCTACGACCTGCCCCATCTCAAGACCCTTCAGATTGGAGACAACCGGCTGAAGACGCTGCCTTCTGACCTCTGCCGTATGGAGGCTTTGAGGGGATTATGGCTCTATGGGAACCGCTTTGATACCTTCCCCAAAGTCTTGCTGCGCATGGAGAGTTTGGAGATTTTAGATCTGGACCGCAACAAGATATCAGATTTTCCCAGCCTGAAGCGTCTCCACGCCCTGCGGCTCTTCTCCTACGACCACAACCCAGTGGACAGCCCTCCTAGAGTGGGCGAGGAGGTGCTCGTGGTTGGGGAGGGCGCTGTGGAGTTCTTGGAGGAGCGCGAGGCCAAGAACGAAAGACTACGACAGGCCGCAGAGCAAGAGGCCGAAGAGTTGGCTCTGGCAGGAGAGGAGCCGGTGATTCACGGCATCCTGAAGAACAGCAGCTCCAACTCGAAACAAGCTGCGGTGACTATGGAGGACGCAGACACTAAAGACGAAGAGGCCCTGGcgtatgaggaggaggaggatatggagCTGCCCGTCACCGAGTACGACGGCGCTGAGCTTGAATATGACGAGGAGGGCGTCGAATATGAGACGGAGGAGCTGATATGTGAGGGAGAGGGGTTTGAGTATGAGGGGGACGAGTTGGAGTACGACCGGGCTCAGATGGACTATGAGTatgaggagctggaggactcAGGGAGACAAGACGAAGGGGCATGA
- the fads2 gene encoding fatty acid desaturase 2 — protein sequence MGGGGQLTEAGEQVSGRAGGVYTWEEVQSHCNRNDQWLVIDRKVYNITQWAKRHPGGIRVISHYAGEDATEAFTAFHPDLKFVRKFLKPLLIGELAATEPSQDRNKNATITQDFHTLRAKAEREGLFQARPLFFCLHLGHILLLEALAWLIIWIWGTSWTLTFLSAVMLATAQLQAGWLQHDFGHLSVFKKSSWNHVLHKFAIGHLKGASANWWNHRHYQHHAKPNIFSKDPDVNMLHVFVVGATQPVEYGIKKIKYMPYHYQHQYFFLVGPPLLIPVYFHIQIIRTMISRHDWVDLAWSLSYYLRYLCCSVPMYGLFGSVVLLSFVRFLESNWFVWVTQMNHLPMNIDHDKHQDWLSMQLHATCNIEQSPFNDWFSGHLNFQIEHHLFPTMPRHNYHVVAPQVRALCEKHGVPYQVKTMWRGLADVFMSLKNSGDLWLDAYLHK from the exons ATGGGAGGTGGAGGACAGCTGACGGAGGCAGGAGAGCAGGTCAGTGGGCGAGCTGGTGGCGTCTACACctgggaggaggtgcagagccACTGCAACAGGAATGACCAGTGGCTGGTGATTGATCGGAAGGTTTACAACATTACGCAGTGGGCCAAAAGGCACCCAGGAGGGATCCGGGTCATCAGCCACTACGCTGGAGAGGATGCCACG GAGGCATTCACTGCTTTTCATCCCGACTTAAAGTTTGTGAGGAAGTTTCTGAAGCCTCTGCTGATTGGAGAGCTGGCAGCGACAGAGCCCAGCCAGGACCGAAACAAAAAC GCGACAATCACACAGGACTTCCACACTTTACGTGCGAAGGCGGAGCGCGAGGGTCTGTTTCAAGCTCGGCCTTTGTTCTTCTGCCTCCACCTGGGTCacatcctgctgctggaggccctcGCCTGGCTGATCATCTGGATTTGGGGAACTAGCTGGACACTGACCTTTCTGAGCGCCGTCATGCTGGCAACTGCTCAG CTGCAGGCTGGGTGGCTGCAGCACGACTTCggccacctgtctgtcttcaagaaGTCCAGCTGGAATCACGTGTTGCACAAGTTTGCCATCGGCCATTTGAAG GGAGCGTCTGCCAACTGGTGGAATCACCGGCATTACCAGCATCACGCCAAACCCAACATCTTCAGTAAGGACCCTGATGTCAACATGTTGCACGTCTTCGTAGTTGGAGCAACTCAACCGGTGGAG TACGGcataaaaaagatcaaatatatGCCCTATCACTACCAACACCAGTACTTCTTTCTTG ttGGACCGCCGCTTCTCATTCCAGTGTACTTCCACATTCAGATCATTCGCACCATGATTTCCCGCCACGACTGGGTG GATCTGGCTTGGTCTCTGTCTTACTACCTGCGCTACCTTTGCTGTTCGGTGCCCATGTATGGTCTGTTTGGCTCCGTGGTGCTCCTCAGCTTCGTCAG GTTTTTGGAGAGCAACTGGTTTGTGTGGGTCACTCAAATGAATCATCTGCCGATGAACATCGACCACGATAAGCACCAGGACTGGCTGTCCATGCAG CTGCACGCCACCTGTAATATTGAGCAGTCCCCCTTCAACGACTGGTTCAGCGGACACCTCAACTTTCAAATCGAACACCA TTTGTTTCCCACGATGCCACGCCACAACTACCACGTGGTGGCCCCGCAGGTCCGCGCGCTGTGTGAGAAACATGGCGTTCCTTACCAGGTGAAAACAATGTGGCGAGGCCTCGCTGATGTTTTCAT GTCACTGAAAAACTCTGGCGACCTCTGGCTTGATGCATATCTCCACAAATGA